Proteins co-encoded in one candidate division WOR-3 bacterium genomic window:
- a CDS encoding right-handed parallel beta-helix repeat-containing protein has protein sequence MLKPVKAAGVVFLLTFLAFGVALAQPMRGTYTVKPVGGDFPSIAAGVNAVKSRGLSGPCTLLCYTGTYTDYVDMSNFTPSYWLTIRAAPGERPYLNSTSSYAFYMYYTNRVKLEGLLLRASSYVLYMYYSGKTDSVIVQNCSLFGASSYCVYFYNCKNIKFIRTKFAGSPSYGIYGYYDTLCDWRGCYWLVNGSYGIMSYYGHNLKVENCTTHATSRASYNYMFYYNYNGVTFRNNYQVGGSSYGLYLYNSSRSLVEGNHFSGSYSYPIYAYYDTATIYRNNLFVNTGSYAFYGYYCQKQVVEGCSVGGPTSAGFYLYYTDSLIMRDNIINAPVPLYLYYGNGYHTILRNQFYATSSYCVYLYGSHYLNRFINNFFRGYTSYGIYSPSGYYLYNPVFKNNSFYNTGSQYPLYLYYAYNCTLYNNIFRGGTSYLIYLYSGSIDSCNFNCYYTSSGTPFYYNGSTRTWAQWQGLGFDLQGKGPMRDPSYVNPPLDLHLRRGSCCIDSGKTQTVASPDIDGEARTLPHDIGADEWYAPVDLAVQRIISPGTYAPLDTVVTPQAVIYNYGPRTVSNVRVDFRMRSPTGKLFQEKRIITTLASGDSAFVTYTPYQLVDTGDWAVRCTLYYYGDSFPSNNIQTLTCRVPPIDVSPVAIEEPVGSVDFGSTVTPKVWVKNLDATYPSGPVPVDCYIGTTYYNRKIAAVPAGESLLVEFDDWIVDQQDSVDVMFVTLKRLDPDMSNDTIWGRFWVDRRDVGTAAIVAPKGNWPSGVPFKPKAWIKNYGNTTESFDVLFTVSTAYQDSQDVSSLAPGESILVEFTEWTPDVLFYQTVKCSTRLATDMGTFNDKVQDDSVFFYLIDAQPTLIIQPKGEVDSGTVIAPQVRVKNNGTWPATFYVRLRIVGTPYNQQRLLVNIPPGVDTLVTGFPNWVASPVGEFEVRCSTALSGEMIPTNDLLIDTVKVRSLAFNDVGVNAIIEPAALVTLNTPVRPRPRVRNYGTNPATFDIHFVIKAAGGATVYQDSLKDQTLDPGRQLVFPFPSTWTATPVGNYQAIAYTVMSGDGNPANDTFVLNFRVTLDISPGWSEEMSVLGTVKDGGWLAVAKGATDQPPKVYASPGYKSNSLFVFDLMTRSWSAAAIWPNGREGKPPSKGACACYGDGYIYAVKGNNTPGFWRYSVAGNTWEQLADIPAGNSGRNPRGGTDVAYVKVGGTGYVYLLKGYGQDFMRYNTETGAWELLPNAPAGSKPKWDRGSWIACDGDNLIYAHKAKYHEFWVYSISDNAWSGTMLQGMPIASGRTGKNKKSKDGADAAYYNEFIYALKGGNTVEFWKYDIAGNTWTELDPMPEIGSSGRRKMVKNGGALVCADDGLFYAFKGGKTAEFWRYFEAAVMLPAAAPERSGVMAERTGIDRFGFSLAPNPLSRGYGVLSYSVPQSGEARLTVYDVTGRAVFEYGFVASGTGTRSLDLRSLSAGVYLVRFEAAGTSASQKLIVE, from the coding sequence ATGCTAAAGCCTGTAAAAGCGGCAGGAGTTGTATTCCTGCTGACCTTCCTTGCCTTCGGTGTGGCGTTAGCGCAGCCGATGCGAGGAACCTATACGGTAAAACCGGTAGGTGGTGATTTCCCAAGCATCGCAGCCGGAGTTAATGCGGTAAAGTCACGCGGTTTGTCAGGTCCGTGCACCCTCCTCTGCTATACTGGAACCTATACCGACTATGTTGATATGAGCAACTTCACCCCGAGTTACTGGCTGACAATTCGGGCAGCGCCGGGTGAAAGACCCTATCTGAACTCCACCAGCAGTTATGCCTTCTATATGTACTATACGAACCGGGTAAAGCTTGAGGGTCTGCTTTTGCGTGCATCCTCATATGTTCTTTATATGTACTATTCGGGCAAGACCGACAGCGTCATTGTGCAGAACTGCAGCCTTTTTGGCGCTTCATCCTATTGCGTCTACTTCTACAACTGCAAAAATATCAAGTTCATCCGAACGAAGTTTGCCGGCAGCCCTTCGTACGGTATTTATGGCTACTATGACACCCTTTGCGACTGGCGGGGATGCTACTGGCTGGTCAACGGCTCATACGGTATTATGTCTTACTACGGTCACAACCTAAAGGTTGAGAACTGCACCACCCATGCCACCAGTCGGGCAAGTTATAACTATATGTTCTACTACAACTACAATGGTGTAACATTCCGAAACAACTATCAGGTTGGCGGTTCTTCCTATGGTCTCTATCTCTACAACTCTTCAAGGTCCTTGGTTGAGGGCAACCACTTTTCCGGCTCCTACTCCTATCCAATCTATGCCTATTATGACACCGCCACAATTTACCGCAACAACCTGTTTGTCAATACGGGCTCGTATGCCTTTTACGGCTACTACTGTCAGAAGCAGGTTGTTGAAGGCTGCTCGGTTGGTGGTCCGACCTCGGCTGGGTTCTACCTGTATTACACCGACTCCTTGATAATGAGGGATAATATCATTAATGCGCCGGTCCCGCTTTATCTCTATTACGGCAATGGCTATCATACCATCTTGAGAAACCAGTTCTATGCCACCAGTTCCTATTGCGTTTATCTGTACGGCTCACATTATTTAAATAGGTTCATCAACAACTTCTTCCGGGGCTACACATCTTACGGTATCTACTCACCCTCTGGCTATTATCTGTACAACCCGGTTTTCAAGAACAACTCCTTCTACAACACCGGTTCCCAGTATCCGCTTTATCTGTATTATGCCTACAACTGCACGCTCTACAATAACATCTTCAGAGGCGGGACTTCGTACCTGATTTACCTATATTCAGGCTCAATTGACTCCTGTAACTTCAACTGCTATTACACATCATCAGGAACGCCGTTCTACTATAACGGTTCAACCAGAACCTGGGCACAGTGGCAGGGGCTCGGGTTTGACCTGCAGGGCAAGGGTCCGATGAGAGACCCGTCCTATGTGAACCCGCCGCTTGATTTGCACCTGCGGAGAGGTTCCTGCTGTATTGACTCGGGTAAGACCCAGACCGTGGCATCACCTGATATTGATGGCGAGGCAAGGACTCTACCCCATGACATCGGTGCGGATGAGTGGTATGCACCGGTTGACCTTGCGGTTCAGCGCATCATCTCACCCGGGACCTATGCGCCGTTAGACACGGTGGTAACACCGCAGGCGGTGATTTACAACTATGGACCGCGCACGGTTTCTAATGTTCGGGTTGATTTTCGGATGCGCTCGCCAACCGGCAAACTTTTCCAGGAGAAGAGAATCATCACAACACTGGCAAGCGGGGATTCGGCATTTGTCACATATACACCTTATCAGTTGGTTGACACTGGCGACTGGGCGGTAAGGTGCACCCTGTATTACTATGGGGACTCCTTCCCGAGCAACAACATCCAGACCCTGACCTGCCGGGTGCCGCCGATTGATGTCTCGCCGGTGGCGATTGAGGAGCCGGTGGGCTCAGTTGACTTCGGCTCAACCGTAACACCGAAGGTCTGGGTGAAGAACCTTGATGCGACCTATCCTTCTGGACCGGTCCCGGTTGACTGCTATATCGGCACAACCTATTACAACCGCAAGATTGCGGCTGTTCCTGCGGGTGAATCGCTCCTGGTTGAGTTTGACGACTGGATTGTTGACCAGCAGGATTCGGTTGATGTGATGTTTGTTACCCTGAAGCGGCTTGACCCGGATATGTCCAATGACACGATTTGGGGCAGATTCTGGGTGGACCGAAGGGATGTTGGTACGGCGGCGATTGTTGCGCCAAAAGGCAATTGGCCCTCGGGTGTGCCGTTCAAACCCAAGGCGTGGATAAAGAACTACGGCAATACCACCGAGTCGTTTGATGTCCTGTTTACGGTTAGCACCGCGTATCAGGACAGTCAGGATGTTTCCAGCCTGGCACCTGGTGAGTCAATCTTAGTTGAGTTCACCGAGTGGACACCGGATGTGCTCTTCTATCAGACGGTGAAGTGTTCAACCAGACTGGCGACTGATATGGGGACTTTCAATGACAAAGTCCAGGATGACTCGGTGTTCTTCTATCTGATTGATGCCCAGCCGACCTTAATCATCCAGCCCAAGGGTGAGGTTGATTCCGGAACGGTGATTGCGCCGCAGGTGCGGGTGAAAAACAACGGCACCTGGCCTGCTACCTTCTATGTGCGGTTGCGGATTGTTGGCACACCCTACAACCAGCAGCGGCTGCTGGTGAATATCCCGCCAGGGGTTGACACACTCGTCACCGGTTTCCCGAACTGGGTTGCCAGCCCAGTGGGTGAGTTTGAGGTGCGCTGCTCAACCGCGCTCAGTGGCGAGATGATACCTACCAACGACCTGCTGATTGACACCGTTAAGGTGCGTTCGCTCGCTTTCAATGATGTGGGTGTGAATGCCATCATTGAGCCGGCGGCGTTGGTGACGCTCAACACGCCGGTGAGGCCGCGTCCGCGGGTGCGCAACTACGGCACCAATCCGGCGACCTTTGACATCCACTTTGTGATTAAGGCTGCGGGTGGTGCTACGGTTTATCAGGACAGTCTGAAGGATCAGACTCTTGATCCGGGCAGGCAGCTGGTGTTCCCGTTCCCGAGCACCTGGACAGCGACTCCGGTTGGCAACTATCAGGCGATTGCCTACACGGTGATGAGCGGTGATGGCAATCCGGCGAACGACACCTTTGTGTTGAACTTCCGGGTGACTCTGGACATTTCTCCTGGCTGGTCTGAGGAGATGTCGGTTCTTGGCACGGTGAAGGATGGTGGCTGGTTGGCGGTGGCGAAGGGAGCGACGGATCAGCCGCCGAAGGTTTACGCTTCGCCTGGGTACAAGAGCAACAGCCTGTTTGTGTTCGACCTGATGACGAGGAGCTGGAGTGCGGCGGCGATTTGGCCCAATGGCAGGGAGGGCAAGCCGCCTTCCAAGGGTGCGTGTGCCTGCTATGGTGATGGTTACATCTATGCGGTCAAGGGCAACAACACGCCTGGTTTCTGGCGCTACTCGGTTGCGGGCAACACCTGGGAGCAGCTGGCTGACATACCTGCGGGCAATTCGGGCAGGAATCCGAGGGGTGGCACTGATGTGGCGTATGTGAAGGTTGGAGGCACTGGCTATGTGTACCTCTTGAAGGGTTATGGTCAGGACTTCATGCGCTACAACACCGAAACTGGAGCCTGGGAGTTACTGCCCAATGCGCCGGCGGGTTCAAAGCCCAAGTGGGACAGGGGCTCCTGGATAGCATGCGACGGCGACAACCTCATCTATGCTCACAAGGCGAAGTATCATGAGTTCTGGGTCTACAGCATCAGCGACAACGCCTGGTCAGGTACGATGCTGCAGGGTATGCCGATAGCGAGTGGCAGGACTGGGAAGAACAAGAAGTCCAAGGATGGTGCGGATGCTGCCTACTACAACGAGTTCATCTATGCGCTTAAGGGTGGCAACACGGTTGAGTTCTGGAAGTACGACATTGCTGGGAACACCTGGACTGAGCTTGACCCGATGCCTGAGATTGGCTCAAGCGGCAGGAGGAAGATGGTGAAGAATGGCGGTGCGTTGGTGTGCGCTGATGACGGGCTGTTCTATGCGTTCAAGGGTGGCAAGACTGCGGAGTTCTGGCGGTACTTTGAGGCGGCGGTGATGCTGCCGGCAGCGGCGCCTGAGCGTTCGGGTGTGATGGCGGAGCGGACCGGGATTGACCGGTTTGGCTTCTCCCTGGCGCCCAATCCGCTCTCCAGGGGTTACGGAGTTCTGAGTTACAGTGTGCCGCAGAGTGGTGAGGCGAGGTTGACGGTCTATGATGTGACGGGCAGGGCGGTGTTTGAGTATGGCTTTGTTGCATCTGGGACCGGGACGCGTAGCCTTGACCTGCGGAGCCTGTCTGCGGGCGTGTATCTCGTGCGGTTTGAGGCTGCGGGCACAAGCGCAAGCCAGAAGCTGATTGTGGAGTGA